A single genomic interval of Cydia strobilella chromosome 3, ilCydStro3.1, whole genome shotgun sequence harbors:
- the LOC134755970 gene encoding uncharacterized protein LOC134755970 isoform X3 — protein MSRRAWVTLATNDSYGLGALVLAHSLRRVRSTHSTVVLITPSVTDAMRDRLRAVFTEVVTVDVLDSRDAAHLALLQRPELGITFTKIHCWGLTQYEKCVFLDADTLVVQNCDELFEREELSAAPDVGWPDCFNSGVFVYRPSTATFDALIKFAQERGSFDGGDQGLLNSFFSDWARGDINKHLPFLYNVTSAAFYSYLPALKHYGQDLKIIHFIGAAKPWLQPYNFETRSVSAPGHLQGLLQLWWDLFVGQVHHQLDTSMHSNQDVSVSEVEDVEVEAPPMPAPDAQHYEPSLDQQSEFPWHHPDAQLQDEAVADKPDLTDFYDPWQNYKGNIPPNPNPEVSDDHKSVRDYAWEYKAPAHTDAWQPSAGQHDTHWHHEPHHHTHNHHHRDHSGDHSHTHTHHTDEHNGWYHHHEAGQSFTNHETPHHHHSQNHHNHGQTHAQYPHDHHYDHTSHPHHDHKHSEKTHESSNSKWSLLVVDFDHTLVDTSQVHVVHHAHIDYDNERENGEAGVPVAIKDMNGDASETESCDHEDIKPRHPYDNYYLKHICTIDSYGRKICSHEIPPTPSPSLSPEYMTPDDSEEEDEPLENQANQSGVAANLARVVPGAVAREALDELTRRQGWEAGNIDYMGADSFANIWAKISQTLNQPRASPPKEQPKQPSPPKEAAKQPSPLKEAPKQPSPPKEAPKQPSPPKEAPKQRSPPKEPAPEQPSPPKETPAEVKPAEAKPAEAPVEAKLAEVPAAEPVAEAAGKPTPPVSPAAEAPVVATAAAPAQAASAPAAEPPKEEIKEKTDKPEVPPTPPATPKSTPEPSTPVDEAPPAVEALLAAAPAAPGVPAVPATPATPAAPVSPAPVAKAPASPAAPATPAAPAVPAAPAAPATPATPAAPAVPTAPAAPVTPAAPASPAPAAEAPASPAAPAAATPEKTLDVTSASSDSPPLANTPSKDDAPVDPAAKSTEEAAQETRL, from the exons GACGAGCATGGGTGACGCTGGCCACAAACGACTCCTACGGCCTGGGAGCACTGGTCTTGGCTCACTCCCTGCGCCGCGTTCGTTCCACGCATTCCACTGTGGTCCTCATCACACCATCAGTTACTGATGCCATGAG AGACCGTCTCCGCGCAGTATTCACGGAGGTGGTGACCGTGGACGTGTTGGACTCGCGCGACGCGGCCCACCTGGCGCTACTGCAGCGGCCCGAGCTGGGCATCACCTTCACAAAGATCCACTGCTGGGGGCTCACGCAGTACGAGAAGTGCGTCTTCCTGGACGCTGATACCCTA GTGGTACAGAACTGCGATGAATTGTTCGAGCGGGAGGAGCTCTCGGCAGCCCCCGACGTCGGCTGGCCCGACTGCTTCAACTCTGGTGTGTTCGTCTACAGGCCTTCCACAGCAACCTTCGACGCGCTTATCAAGTTCGCGCAGGAGCGCGGCAGTTTTGACG GTGGCGACCAAGGGCTGCTGAACTCTTTCTTCTCGGACTGGGCGCGCGGCGACATCAACAAGCATCTGCCTTTCCTCTACAACGTCACGTCAGCTGCTTTCTACTCCTACCTGCCCGCACTCAAACA TTACGGGCAAGACCTAAAGATCATCCACTTCATCGGCGCGGCGAAGCCGTGGCTGCAGCCCTACAACTTCGAGACGCGCTCCGTGTCCGCGCCCGGCCACCTGCAGGGCCTGCTGCAGTTGTGGTGGGACCTCTTCGTGGGCCAGGTGCACCACCAGCTCGACACATCCATG CATTCCAACCAGGACGTTAGTGTTTCAGAG GTTGAGGACGTTGAGGTAGAGGCCCCCCCGATGCCCGCTCCGGACGCCCAACATTACGAGCCCAGCTTGGACCAGCAGTCTGAATTCCCGTGGCACCACCCGGACGCCCAACTCCAAGATGAAGCGGTAGCGGACAAACCTGACCTCACAGACTTCTACGATCCCTGGCAGAATTACAAAGGAAACATCCCACCCAATCCAAACCCGGAAGTCTCGGATGATCACAAATCAGTGAGAGACTACGCGTGGGAATATAAAGCACCGGCACACACCGACGCGTGGCAGCCGTCCGCCGGCCAACACGACACCCACTGGCACCACGAACCGCACCATCACACGCACAACCACCACCATAGAGATCACTCCGGGGACCATTCTCACACTCACACCCATCACACCGACGAACACAACGGCTGGTACCATCACCACGAGGCAGGTCAATCATTCACGAATCACGAAACCCCGCACCATCATCATAGTCAAAACCACCACAATCACGGGCAAACTCACGCACAGTATCCTCATGATCATCACTACGATCACACGAGCCATCCTCACCATGATCATAAGCATTCTGAAAAGACACACGAATCATCTAACTCGAAGTGGAGTTTACTAGTAGTCGATTTTGATCACACGCTAGTAGACACTTCACAGGTTCACGTAGTACACCACGCTCACATAGACTACGATAACGAAAGAGAAAACGGGGAAGCCGGTGTGCCGGTAGCGATTAAAGACATGAACGGCGATGCCTCCGAGACCGAAAGTTGTGATCATGAGGATATAAAACCGAGGCACCCGTACGATAACTACTATCTAAAACATATATGCACTATAGATTCGTACGGACGAAAGATCTGTTCCCACGAAATACCCCCCACCCCGTCGCCGTCTTTATCACCAGAGTATATGACCCCCGACGATTCAGAAGAGGAGGACGAACCACTCGAAAACCAGGCAAATCAA AGTGGAGTGGCGGCGAACCTGGCGCGGGTAGTGCCGGGCGCCGTCGCACGCGAGGCGCTGGACGAGCTGACGCGCCGCCAGGGCTGGGAGGCCGGAAACATCGACTACATGGGCGCAGACTCCTTCGCGAACATCTGGGCCAAGATCTCGCAGACCCTCAACCAGCCGAGGGCGTCCCCGCCTAAGGAACAGCCGAAGCAGCCCTCGCCTCCCAAGGAGGCGGCGAAACAGCCCTCGCCTCTCAAGGAGGCGCCGAAACAGCCGTCGCCTCCCAAGGAGGCCCCGAAACAGCCGTCGCCTCCCAAGGAGGCCCCGAAACAGCGGTCGCCTCCGAAAGAGCCCGCGCCTGAGCAACCGTCCCCGCCTAAAGAGACCCCCGCGGAAGTGAAGCCCGCGGAAGCGAAGCCCGCCGAAGCCCCGGTGGAGGCCAAGCTCGCCGAAGTCCCGGCCGCGGAGCCGGTCGCCGAGGCGGCAGGTAAACCAACTCCCCCCGTATCCCCCGCGGCAGAAGCGCCCGTAGTGGCGACGGCGGCCGCCCCCGCACAAGCGGCATCGGCGCCGGCCGCCGAGCCTCCCAAAGAGGAGATTAAAGAAAAGACTGACAAACCCGAAGTTCCGCCTACACCGCCGGCGACGCCAAAGTCTACCCCGGAGCCATCCACCCCCGTCGACGAAGCGCCACCTGCCGTCGAGGCACTGCTCGCTGCGGCCCCTGCTGCCCCCGGGGTACCCGCAGTCCCCGCAACCCCGGCGACCCCCGCGGCCCCCGTGTCGCCGGCCCCGGTGGCGAAGGCCCCCGCGAGCCCCGCGGCCCCTGCAACCCCGGCAGCCCCCGCGGTCCCCGCAGCCCCGGCAGCCCCCGCGACCCCTGCAACTCCGGCAGCTCCCGCGGTCCCCACAGCCCCCGCGGCCCCTGTAACCCCGGCAGCCCCCGCGTCGCCGGCCCCGGCGGCGGAGGCCCCCGCGAGCCCCGCGGCCCCGGCAGCGGCGACGCCAGAGAAGACCCTGGACGTGACGTCCGCGTCCAGTGACAGCCCGCCGCTCGCCAACACGCCGTCGAAGGACGACGCGCCCGTCGACCCCGCCGCCAAAT CTACCGAGGAGGCAGCGCAAGAGACGCGGCTTTGA
- the LOC134755970 gene encoding uncharacterized protein LOC134755970 isoform X7: protein MSRRAWVTLATNDSYGLGALVLAHSLRRVRSTHSTVVLITPSVTDAMRDRLRAVFTEVVTVDVLDSRDAAHLALLQRPELGITFTKIHCWGLTQYEKCVFLDADTLVVQNCDELFEREELSAAPDVGWPDCFNSGVFVYRPSTATFDALIKFAQERGSFDGGDQGLLNSFFSDWARGDINKHLPFLYNVTSAAFYSYLPALKHYGQDLKIIHFIGAAKPWLQPYNFETRSVSAPGHLQGLLQLWWDLFVGQVHHQLDTSMHSNQDVSVSEVEDVEVEAPPMPAPDAQHYEPSLDQQSEFPWHHPDAQLQDEAVADKPDLTDFYDPWQNYKGNIPPNPNPEVSDDHKSVRDYAWEYKAPAHTDAWQPSAGQHDTHWHHEPHHHTHNHHHRDHSGDHSHTHTHHTDEHNGWYHHHEAGQSFTNHETPHHHHSQNHHNHGQTHAQYPHDHHYDHTSHPHHDHKHSEKTHESSNSKWSLLVVDFDHTLVDTSQVHVVHHAHIDYDNERENGEAGVPVAIKDMNGDASETESCDHEDIKPRHPYDNYYLKHICTIDSYGRKICSHEIPPTPSPSLSPEYMTPDDSEEEDEPLENQANQSGVAANLARVVPGAVAREALDELTRRQGWEAGNIDYMGADSFANIWAKISQTLNQPRASPPKEQPKQPSPPKEAAKQPSPLKEAPKQPSPPKEAPKQPSPPKEAPKQRSPPKEPAPEQPSPPKETPAEVKPAEAKPAEAPVEAKLAEVPAAEPVAEAAATEEAAQETRL from the exons GACGAGCATGGGTGACGCTGGCCACAAACGACTCCTACGGCCTGGGAGCACTGGTCTTGGCTCACTCCCTGCGCCGCGTTCGTTCCACGCATTCCACTGTGGTCCTCATCACACCATCAGTTACTGATGCCATGAG AGACCGTCTCCGCGCAGTATTCACGGAGGTGGTGACCGTGGACGTGTTGGACTCGCGCGACGCGGCCCACCTGGCGCTACTGCAGCGGCCCGAGCTGGGCATCACCTTCACAAAGATCCACTGCTGGGGGCTCACGCAGTACGAGAAGTGCGTCTTCCTGGACGCTGATACCCTA GTGGTACAGAACTGCGATGAATTGTTCGAGCGGGAGGAGCTCTCGGCAGCCCCCGACGTCGGCTGGCCCGACTGCTTCAACTCTGGTGTGTTCGTCTACAGGCCTTCCACAGCAACCTTCGACGCGCTTATCAAGTTCGCGCAGGAGCGCGGCAGTTTTGACG GTGGCGACCAAGGGCTGCTGAACTCTTTCTTCTCGGACTGGGCGCGCGGCGACATCAACAAGCATCTGCCTTTCCTCTACAACGTCACGTCAGCTGCTTTCTACTCCTACCTGCCCGCACTCAAACA TTACGGGCAAGACCTAAAGATCATCCACTTCATCGGCGCGGCGAAGCCGTGGCTGCAGCCCTACAACTTCGAGACGCGCTCCGTGTCCGCGCCCGGCCACCTGCAGGGCCTGCTGCAGTTGTGGTGGGACCTCTTCGTGGGCCAGGTGCACCACCAGCTCGACACATCCATG CATTCCAACCAGGACGTTAGTGTTTCAGAG GTTGAGGACGTTGAGGTAGAGGCCCCCCCGATGCCCGCTCCGGACGCCCAACATTACGAGCCCAGCTTGGACCAGCAGTCTGAATTCCCGTGGCACCACCCGGACGCCCAACTCCAAGATGAAGCGGTAGCGGACAAACCTGACCTCACAGACTTCTACGATCCCTGGCAGAATTACAAAGGAAACATCCCACCCAATCCAAACCCGGAAGTCTCGGATGATCACAAATCAGTGAGAGACTACGCGTGGGAATATAAAGCACCGGCACACACCGACGCGTGGCAGCCGTCCGCCGGCCAACACGACACCCACTGGCACCACGAACCGCACCATCACACGCACAACCACCACCATAGAGATCACTCCGGGGACCATTCTCACACTCACACCCATCACACCGACGAACACAACGGCTGGTACCATCACCACGAGGCAGGTCAATCATTCACGAATCACGAAACCCCGCACCATCATCATAGTCAAAACCACCACAATCACGGGCAAACTCACGCACAGTATCCTCATGATCATCACTACGATCACACGAGCCATCCTCACCATGATCATAAGCATTCTGAAAAGACACACGAATCATCTAACTCGAAGTGGAGTTTACTAGTAGTCGATTTTGATCACACGCTAGTAGACACTTCACAGGTTCACGTAGTACACCACGCTCACATAGACTACGATAACGAAAGAGAAAACGGGGAAGCCGGTGTGCCGGTAGCGATTAAAGACATGAACGGCGATGCCTCCGAGACCGAAAGTTGTGATCATGAGGATATAAAACCGAGGCACCCGTACGATAACTACTATCTAAAACATATATGCACTATAGATTCGTACGGACGAAAGATCTGTTCCCACGAAATACCCCCCACCCCGTCGCCGTCTTTATCACCAGAGTATATGACCCCCGACGATTCAGAAGAGGAGGACGAACCACTCGAAAACCAGGCAAATCAA AGTGGAGTGGCGGCGAACCTGGCGCGGGTAGTGCCGGGCGCCGTCGCACGCGAGGCGCTGGACGAGCTGACGCGCCGCCAGGGCTGGGAGGCCGGAAACATCGACTACATGGGCGCAGACTCCTTCGCGAACATCTGGGCCAAGATCTCGCAGACCCTCAACCAGCCGAGGGCGTCCCCGCCTAAGGAACAGCCGAAGCAGCCCTCGCCTCCCAAGGAGGCGGCGAAACAGCCCTCGCCTCTCAAGGAGGCGCCGAAACAGCCGTCGCCTCCCAAGGAGGCCCCGAAACAGCCGTCGCCTCCCAAGGAGGCCCCGAAACAGCGGTCGCCTCCGAAAGAGCCCGCGCCTGAGCAACCGTCCCCGCCTAAAGAGACCCCCGCGGAAGTGAAGCCCGCGGAAGCGAAGCCCGCCGAAGCCCCGGTGGAGGCCAAGCTCGCCGAAGTCCCGGCCGCGGAGCCGGTCGCCGAGGCGGCAG CTACCGAGGAGGCAGCGCAAGAGACGCGGCTTTGA